The following are encoded together in the Juglans microcarpa x Juglans regia isolate MS1-56 chromosome 2D, Jm3101_v1.0, whole genome shotgun sequence genome:
- the LOC121248711 gene encoding leucine-rich repeat extensin-like protein 4 isoform X4, protein MKKKTHFSLHFDLTFLIVFFLGTVSVCASERVLITPHGGLTDAEALYIRQRQLLYYRDEFGDRGEDVTVDPSLVFENPRLKNAYIALQAWKQAILSDPFNLTGDWVGSSVCNYTGVFCAPAPDDHKIRTVAGIDLNHGDIAGYLPEELGLLNDLALFHINSNRFCGTVPHKFKNLKLLFELDISNNRFAGKFPEVVLKLPQLKFLDLRFNEFEGTVPRELFDKPLDAIFINHNRFRFDLPDNFGNSPVSVIVLANNKFHGCVPSSLGNMSNLNEIIMMNNGFRSCLPAEIGLLTNLTVFDVSFNELLGPLPDSFGNLVSIEQLNVAHNLLSGKIPASICKLPNLQNFTFSYNFFTGEPPACLSLADFSDRRNCLPNRPAQRSARQCKSFLSKPVDCNSFRCAPFVPALPPPPPPSPPLPSPPPPVLSPPISSPPPPVYSPPPPPPVYSPPPPPPVYSPPPPPPVYSPPPPPPPPPPPPPPSPPPPSPPPPSPSPPPPSPPPPSASPPPPSPPPPSPPPPIPYCVRSPPPPPPNSPPPPPPLFSPPPPIPYYYNSPPPPQHSPPPPQYSPPPPPTPSPSPPPPVHYLPPPSPSPPPPPPTVYNSPPPPSPSPPPPVHYQSPPPPPVYPPPVPCENPPPPVVYESPPPPTPVYEGPLPPVIGVSYASPPPPPFY, encoded by the exons atgaagaagaagacccACTTCAGCCTCCACTTTGATCTGACCTTCctcattgttttctttctcGGCACAGTCTCGGTCTGTGCCTCTGAACGGGTCCTCATCACTCCCCATGGGGGCCTCACCGACGCCGAAGCCTTGTACATCAGGCAGCGCCAGCTTCTGTACTACAGGGACGAGTTCGGCGATAGAGGAGAGGATGTGACCGTAGACCCATCTCTGGTCTTCGAGAACCCGAGACTCAAAAATGCTTATATAGCATTGCAAGCTTGGAAGCAAGCTATTCTCTCTGATCCCTTTAATCTGACCGGTGACTGGGTTGGATCTAGTGTCTGTAACTATACTGGGGTGTTCTGCGCCCCTGCACCCGACGACCACAAGATCCGGACCGTTGCGGGCATTGATCTCAACCACGGTGACATTGCCGGGTACCTGCCGGAGGAGCTGGGCCTGCTCAACGATCTTGCATTGTTCCACATAAACTCCAACAGGTTCTGCGGCACAGTGCCGCACAAGTTCAAGAACCTGAAGCTTTTGTTTGAGCTGGATATTAGTAACAATCGCTTCGCGGGTAAGTTCCCGGAGGTGGTTCTGAAGCTCCCACAGCTCAAGTTCCTGGATCTGAGATTCAATGAATTCGAAGGGACTGTACCTAGAGAACTCTTTGACAAGCCATTGGACGCAATTTTCATCAATCACAATCGGTTCAGATTCGATCTTCCAGACAATTTCGGGAACTCGCCGGTGTCGGTCATCGTCCTGGCCAACAACAAGTTCCACGGTTGCGTCCCGTCAAGCCTCGGCAATATGTCCAACCTCAACGAGATCATCATGATGAACAATGGGTTCAGATCCTGCTTGCCTGCGGAAATTGGGCTGCTCACGAATTTGACGGTGTTCGACGTGAGTTTCAACGAGCTATTGGGCCCATTGCCGGACTCCTTCGGTAATCTGGTGAGCATCGAACAACTCAATGTGGCGCACAACTTGCTGTCGGGAAAAATCCCCGCGAGTATCTGTAAATTACCGAATCTTCAGAACTTCACTTTCTCGTATAACTTCTTCACCGGCGAGCCACCGGCGTGCTTGAGCCTTGCGGACTTCAGTGACAGGAGGAACTGCTTGCCCAATAGGCCGGCCCAGAGGTCCGCGAGGCAATGTAAGTCGTTCTTGTCGAAGCCTGTGGATTGCAATTCATTTAGATGTGCTCCGTTCGTTCCTGCTCTGCCTCCACCTCCCCCGCCTTCGCCACCTCTTCCATCTCCTCCGCCGCCGGTTCTGTCGCCACCTATTTCCTCACCACCTCCACCTGTTTACTCTCCGCCTCCGCCGCCACCAGTTTACTCTCCACCTCCGCCGCCACCGGTTTACTCTCCACCTCCACCGCCACCAGTTTACTCTCCACCTCCTCCGCCGCCACCGCCTCCACCTCCACCCCCACCGTCACCTCCCCCACCATCGCCTCCACCGCCATCCCCGTCTCCACCACCACCCTCGCCACCACCACCCTCAGCATCGccacctcctccatctccaCCACCGCCCTCACCACCGCCGCCTATTCCATACTGTGTCCGCTCTCCTCCTCCACCCCCACCAAATTCACCACCACCGCCACCTCCTTTGTTCTCCCCACCCCCACCAATACCATACTACTATAATTCTCCACCTCCACCGCAACATTCTCCCCCACCACCGC AGTATTCTCCACCACCACCGCCAACGCCATCGCCATCACCACCACCTCCGGTTCATTACTTGCCACCCCCATCACCCTCACCCCCGCCCCCACCTCCTACAGTGTACAATTCACCGCCCCCGCCTTCACCTTCTCCACCCCCACCAGTTCACTACCAATCCCCTCCACCACCTCCAGTCTACCCCCCTCCAGTTCCATGTGAAAATCCACCACCCCCAGTTGTTTATGAAAGCCCGCCTCCTCCTACTCCAGTATACGAGGGGCCATTGCCACCAGTCATTGGAGTTTCATATGCATCTCCTCCGCCACCACCCTTCTATTGA
- the LOC121248711 gene encoding leucine-rich repeat extensin-like protein 4 isoform X7 translates to MKKKTHFSLHFDLTFLIVFFLGTVSVCASERVLITPHGGLTDAEALYIRQRQLLYYRDEFGDRGEDVTVDPSLVFENPRLKNAYIALQAWKQAILSDPFNLTGDWVGSSVCNYTGVFCAPAPDDHKIRTVAGIDLNHGDIAGYLPEELGLLNDLALFHINSNRFCGTVPHKFKNLKLLFELDISNNRFAGKFPEVVLKLPQLKFLDLRFNEFEGTVPRELFDKPLDAIFINHNRFRFDLPDNFGNSPVSVIVLANNKFHGCVPSSLGNMSNLNEIIMMNNGFRSCLPAEIGLLTNLTVFDVSFNELLGPLPDSFGNLVSIEQLNVAHNLLSGKIPASICKLPNLQNFTFSYNFFTGEPPACLSLADFSDRRNCLPNRPAQRSARQCKSFLSKPVDCNSFRCAPFVPALPPPPPPSPPLPSPPPPVLSPPISSPPPPVYSPPPPPPVYSPPPPPPVYSPPPPPPVYSPPPPPPPPPPPPPPSPPPPSPPPPSPSPPPPSPPPPSASPPPPSPPPPSPPPPIPYCVRSPPPPPPNSPPPPPPLFSPPPPIPYYYNSPPPPQHSPPPPQYSPPPPHNSPPPPSPSPPPPVHYQSPPPPPVYPPPVPCENPPPPVVYESPPPPTPVYEGPLPPVIGVSYASPPPPPFY, encoded by the exons atgaagaagaagacccACTTCAGCCTCCACTTTGATCTGACCTTCctcattgttttctttctcGGCACAGTCTCGGTCTGTGCCTCTGAACGGGTCCTCATCACTCCCCATGGGGGCCTCACCGACGCCGAAGCCTTGTACATCAGGCAGCGCCAGCTTCTGTACTACAGGGACGAGTTCGGCGATAGAGGAGAGGATGTGACCGTAGACCCATCTCTGGTCTTCGAGAACCCGAGACTCAAAAATGCTTATATAGCATTGCAAGCTTGGAAGCAAGCTATTCTCTCTGATCCCTTTAATCTGACCGGTGACTGGGTTGGATCTAGTGTCTGTAACTATACTGGGGTGTTCTGCGCCCCTGCACCCGACGACCACAAGATCCGGACCGTTGCGGGCATTGATCTCAACCACGGTGACATTGCCGGGTACCTGCCGGAGGAGCTGGGCCTGCTCAACGATCTTGCATTGTTCCACATAAACTCCAACAGGTTCTGCGGCACAGTGCCGCACAAGTTCAAGAACCTGAAGCTTTTGTTTGAGCTGGATATTAGTAACAATCGCTTCGCGGGTAAGTTCCCGGAGGTGGTTCTGAAGCTCCCACAGCTCAAGTTCCTGGATCTGAGATTCAATGAATTCGAAGGGACTGTACCTAGAGAACTCTTTGACAAGCCATTGGACGCAATTTTCATCAATCACAATCGGTTCAGATTCGATCTTCCAGACAATTTCGGGAACTCGCCGGTGTCGGTCATCGTCCTGGCCAACAACAAGTTCCACGGTTGCGTCCCGTCAAGCCTCGGCAATATGTCCAACCTCAACGAGATCATCATGATGAACAATGGGTTCAGATCCTGCTTGCCTGCGGAAATTGGGCTGCTCACGAATTTGACGGTGTTCGACGTGAGTTTCAACGAGCTATTGGGCCCATTGCCGGACTCCTTCGGTAATCTGGTGAGCATCGAACAACTCAATGTGGCGCACAACTTGCTGTCGGGAAAAATCCCCGCGAGTATCTGTAAATTACCGAATCTTCAGAACTTCACTTTCTCGTATAACTTCTTCACCGGCGAGCCACCGGCGTGCTTGAGCCTTGCGGACTTCAGTGACAGGAGGAACTGCTTGCCCAATAGGCCGGCCCAGAGGTCCGCGAGGCAATGTAAGTCGTTCTTGTCGAAGCCTGTGGATTGCAATTCATTTAGATGTGCTCCGTTCGTTCCTGCTCTGCCTCCACCTCCCCCGCCTTCGCCACCTCTTCCATCTCCTCCGCCGCCGGTTCTGTCGCCACCTATTTCCTCACCACCTCCACCTGTTTACTCTCCGCCTCCGCCGCCACCAGTTTACTCTCCACCTCCGCCGCCACCGGTTTACTCTCCACCTCCACCGCCACCAGTTTACTCTCCACCTCCTCCGCCGCCACCGCCTCCACCTCCACCCCCACCGTCACCTCCCCCACCATCGCCTCCACCGCCATCCCCGTCTCCACCACCACCCTCGCCACCACCACCCTCAGCATCGccacctcctccatctccaCCACCGCCCTCACCACCGCCGCCTATTCCATACTGTGTCCGCTCTCCTCCTCCACCCCCACCAAATTCACCACCACCGCCACCTCCTTTGTTCTCCCCACCCCCACCAATACCATACTACTATAATTCTCCACCTCCACCGCAACATTCTCCCCCACCACCGC AGTATTCTCCACCACCACCGC ACAATTCACCGCCCCCGCCTTCACCTTCTCCACCCCCACCAGTTCACTACCAATCCCCTCCACCACCTCCAGTCTACCCCCCTCCAGTTCCATGTGAAAATCCACCACCCCCAGTTGTTTATGAAAGCCCGCCTCCTCCTACTCCAGTATACGAGGGGCCATTGCCACCAGTCATTGGAGTTTCATATGCATCTCCTCCGCCACCACCCTTCTATTGA